Proteins encoded within one genomic window of [Enterobacter] lignolyticus SCF1:
- a CDS encoding helix-turn-helix domain-containing protein, with the protein MLTIISECRFSLLALKHLFAASKTEVTTFAEWLLTPQRTSSRLLVVASPGSSLLDLLSVFESAIQRGVKRTTLLGTPEQHFFLNRWGVSPQQLLSPCLPPETVYDQVSAWTGPAASQRPYRQNVVNLTPRERLVLLASMKESGVEEVCRRMKISIKTFYSHRHNALKKLGLSSVRQMLGGSCNALQASKQYIGVSLDNHLKSQLSYT; encoded by the coding sequence ATGTTGACCATTATTAGCGAGTGTCGGTTTTCCCTACTGGCGTTGAAGCATCTGTTTGCGGCATCAAAAACGGAGGTAACGACGTTCGCTGAATGGCTGCTGACGCCGCAGCGCACCAGCTCGCGCCTGCTGGTCGTGGCTTCCCCGGGCAGCTCGCTGCTGGATTTGCTCTCCGTTTTCGAAAGCGCCATCCAGCGCGGAGTGAAAAGAACCACGCTGCTTGGCACGCCCGAGCAGCACTTCTTTCTTAACCGCTGGGGGGTTTCTCCCCAGCAGCTGCTCTCTCCCTGCCTGCCGCCCGAAACGGTCTATGACCAAGTATCGGCGTGGACCGGTCCGGCCGCCAGCCAGCGGCCTTATCGACAAAACGTGGTAAACCTGACCCCGCGCGAGCGCCTGGTGCTGCTGGCCTCGATGAAGGAGTCAGGGGTGGAGGAAGTTTGCCGCCGGATGAAGATTTCAATAAAAACCTTTTACAGCCACCGCCATAATGCGTTAAAGAAGCTGGGATTAAGCTCGGTACGGCAAATGCTGGGCGGGAGCTGTAATGCGCTTCAGGCATCAAAACAGTACATTGGCGTTTCCCTGGATAATCACCTGAAGTCGCAGCTCAGCTACACTTAA
- a CDS encoding HlyD family secretion protein, translating into MDLLIILTYVAFAWLVFKIFKIPVNKWSIPTAALGGIFLVGALILLMNYNHPYTFQAQKAVVSVPITPQVTGIVRTVTDKTNTLIKKGEVLFELDPTRYQARVSRLEADLVTAIHNAESLQGQLDEAKANTAQASAERDRLYKDYQRYLQGSKAKVNPFSESDIDNARQNYLAQDAMVKSALAQQAQIKSQLDSVMNGEQSQIASLRAQLAEAKYDVEQTVVRAPSDGYVSQVLIRPGTFAAALPLRPVMVFIPQQKRQIIAQFRQNSLLRLKPGDEAEIVFNSLPGQVFSGKLTAIQPVIPGGSYQAQGTLQSLTIAPGTDGVLAMIELDANESIDALPDGIYAQVAVYSDHFSHVAIMRKVLLRMTSWMHYLYLDH; encoded by the coding sequence GTGGATTTATTAATTATTCTTACTTACGTCGCCTTCGCCTGGCTGGTCTTCAAAATCTTTAAGATTCCGGTCAATAAGTGGAGTATTCCAACCGCGGCGCTCGGCGGTATTTTTCTGGTTGGCGCACTGATTCTGCTGATGAACTATAACCATCCGTACACCTTCCAGGCGCAAAAAGCGGTGGTGTCGGTACCGATTACCCCGCAGGTCACCGGTATCGTCAGAACAGTGACCGATAAGACAAACACGCTGATAAAAAAAGGCGAGGTGCTGTTCGAGCTGGACCCAACCCGCTATCAGGCGCGCGTGTCGCGGCTGGAAGCGGACCTGGTCACCGCGATTCATAACGCCGAGTCGCTGCAGGGACAGCTGGATGAGGCGAAAGCCAACACCGCGCAGGCCAGCGCAGAGCGCGATCGCCTGTATAAAGATTACCAGCGCTATTTGCAGGGCAGCAAAGCCAAGGTTAACCCCTTCTCTGAAAGCGATATCGACAACGCCCGGCAGAACTATCTCGCGCAGGACGCCATGGTGAAGTCGGCTCTGGCGCAGCAGGCGCAGATCAAAAGCCAGCTGGATAGCGTCATGAACGGTGAGCAGTCGCAAATCGCCAGCCTGCGCGCCCAGCTTGCTGAAGCGAAATACGATGTCGAGCAGACGGTCGTGCGCGCCCCGAGCGACGGCTACGTAAGCCAGGTGCTGATTCGCCCCGGCACCTTTGCCGCCGCGCTGCCGCTGCGTCCGGTGATGGTGTTTATTCCGCAGCAAAAACGGCAGATTATCGCGCAGTTCCGCCAGAACTCGCTGCTGCGTCTGAAACCGGGCGATGAAGCGGAGATCGTCTTTAATTCGCTGCCGGGCCAGGTCTTTAGCGGCAAGCTCACGGCGATACAGCCGGTTATCCCTGGGGGTTCTTACCAGGCGCAGGGTACGCTGCAGTCGCTGACGATTGCCCCGGGTACCGACGGCGTGCTCGCAATGATTGAGCTGGATGCTAACGAAAGCATCGACGCGCTGCCGGACGGTATCTATGCGCAGGTGGCGGTCTATTCCGACCATTTTTCCCACGTCGCCATTATGCGTAAGGTTTTACTGCGAATGACCAGCTGGATGCACTACCTCTACCTGGATCACTAA
- a CDS encoding DUF3302 domain-containing protein — translation MFLNYFALGVLIVVFLVIFYGIIIIHDIPYEIAKKRNHPHADAIHVAGWVSLFTLHVLWPFLWIWATLYRPDRGWGMQSNPQSQLQYENLQLRIAELERQIKTQQRSDTDNTQGN, via the coding sequence ATGTTTCTTAATTATTTTGCACTTGGCGTTTTAATCGTGGTGTTCCTCGTCATCTTTTACGGCATCATCATCATCCACGATATTCCCTATGAAATAGCCAAAAAGCGTAACCACCCGCACGCCGACGCTATTCATGTCGCGGGCTGGGTTAGCCTGTTTACCCTGCACGTGCTGTGGCCGTTCCTGTGGATCTGGGCCACGCTGTACCGTCCCGATCGCGGATGGGGTATGCAATCCAACCCACAGTCGCAGCTACAGTATGAAAACCTGCAGCTACGTATTGCCGAACTCGAACGGCAGATAAAAACACAACAACGTTCTGACACTGATAACACTCAAGGTAATTAA
- a CDS encoding AraC family transcriptional regulator: MNEAQLLERITLERRIISFNRLQGSSAIYYHWHQCVEFLYISKGYGIVVMDNQHYTARPGRLFIFPPFRLHKVHVNDSESNHYRRTTMHIEQSVVGSTLQQFPRFQTQFSRVAASNAPAQAYDLSEQSAFIEAILERFHALTAAGQYAEDDVAFLVMQIMALLPAQPLELKPQQQTASARIMQWVETHYHEKFSLDTLAGDIGFSRSYTSRIFRQQTGGSIHEYLLTRRIKRSCDLLRTTSLSIDAIAADVGFAEVTYFITCFKKMMQQTPLQYRKQTHQPLKIL, encoded by the coding sequence ATGAACGAAGCGCAGTTGCTGGAGCGAATTACTCTTGAACGTCGAATCATCTCGTTTAATCGGCTTCAGGGCTCAAGCGCTATTTATTACCACTGGCATCAGTGCGTTGAGTTTCTTTATATCTCAAAGGGATATGGCATCGTCGTGATGGATAACCAGCACTACACCGCCCGTCCCGGCAGGCTGTTTATCTTCCCGCCGTTTCGCCTGCATAAGGTGCACGTCAACGACAGCGAGTCCAACCACTACCGCCGCACCACCATGCATATTGAGCAGTCGGTCGTGGGAAGCACGCTGCAACAGTTTCCCCGCTTTCAGACGCAGTTTTCCCGGGTAGCGGCGAGCAACGCGCCAGCGCAGGCCTACGATCTCAGCGAACAGTCGGCGTTTATCGAAGCGATTCTGGAAAGATTCCATGCGCTGACGGCCGCAGGCCAGTATGCGGAGGATGACGTAGCGTTCCTGGTGATGCAGATAATGGCTCTGCTGCCCGCTCAGCCGCTGGAGCTCAAACCGCAGCAGCAAACCGCCTCCGCGCGCATCATGCAGTGGGTGGAAACGCACTACCATGAGAAGTTCTCGCTGGATACGCTGGCCGGGGATATCGGTTTTTCCCGGAGCTATACCTCGCGCATCTTCCGCCAGCAAACCGGCGGCAGCATCCACGAATACCTGCTGACCCGGCGGATCAAGCGCAGCTGCGATTTACTGCGCACCACCAGCCTGAGCATAGACGCCATTGCCGCAGACGTTGGCTTTGCCGAAGTGACCTACTTCATCACCTGTTTTAAAAAAATGATGCAGCAAACGCCGCTGCAGTATCGTAAACAAACGCATCAGCCGCTGAAAATATTGTAA
- a CDS encoding DUF2264 domain-containing protein: MQPDNITFANPLKTRSDLTQWVNEVLNAVTPYFKKASSRVDLANFTAHYGQPVAGMEAFSRLLWGVTPLLAGGQEPARLSLYIQAIKDGTNPAHPDYWGQIGDSDQRVVEMAAYGLLLAIAHQPLLAHFSADEKQHLWQWLKQSETAAIPDNNWHFFPILVQVGFHRCGMPVNHEALESHFAAMERYWLGEGWYSDGPDRPRDYYISMGFHFYGLIYAQLMADVDPNRCAELRQRAAAFAADFIHFFADDGAAVPFGRSLTYRFAEAAFWSAAAFAGLEVYSPGVVKGIVLRHLRWWMQQQPFDRDGVLSVGYSYPNLVMAEDYNAPGSPYWGLKTVLVLALGEDDAFWRAEELPLPPQTSPHAIPHAAQVLVHQHDHLWMLTSGQLELNNFVNTEAKYCKFAYSTRFGFTVERGRYGLAHASADSMLLLCEHDNYWRGRRECQQVVVGDNHIYSRWLPWRDVTVDSWLVALGDWQVRIHRLVSARDLACAEGGFSLSARPQPEQQAEPGFCRLQNDADASAIYCLSAQPRCGEVVLTPPNSNLLFADRAAVPVLRGALAAGEHLLISAVWAGSRADFAPQTRPDVAISGDEIRLTSASHNTLLTLAALP; the protein is encoded by the coding sequence GTGCAACCTGATAATATTACCTTTGCCAACCCACTAAAAACGCGAAGCGACCTGACCCAATGGGTCAATGAAGTACTGAATGCGGTAACCCCTTATTTTAAAAAAGCGTCCAGTCGTGTCGACCTGGCGAACTTTACCGCGCACTACGGCCAGCCGGTTGCCGGTATGGAGGCCTTCTCGCGTTTACTGTGGGGCGTAACGCCGCTGCTCGCCGGCGGACAGGAGCCTGCCCGGCTGTCGCTGTATATCCAGGCTATCAAAGACGGCACGAATCCGGCGCATCCCGATTACTGGGGACAAATTGGCGACAGCGATCAGCGCGTGGTGGAGATGGCGGCCTACGGCCTGCTGCTGGCGATTGCGCACCAGCCGCTGCTGGCACACTTTTCGGCGGACGAAAAACAGCACCTCTGGCAGTGGCTTAAGCAAAGTGAAACCGCCGCGATTCCCGACAACAACTGGCACTTTTTTCCCATTCTGGTGCAGGTCGGCTTTCACCGCTGCGGTATGCCGGTCAACCATGAGGCGCTTGAAAGCCACTTTGCCGCGATGGAGCGCTACTGGCTGGGCGAAGGCTGGTACAGCGACGGCCCCGATCGCCCGCGCGATTACTACATCTCCATGGGCTTTCACTTTTACGGGCTTATCTACGCACAGCTGATGGCGGACGTTGACCCGAACCGCTGCGCCGAATTGCGCCAGCGCGCCGCGGCGTTTGCCGCCGACTTTATCCATTTCTTCGCCGACGACGGCGCCGCCGTTCCATTTGGCCGCAGCCTGACCTACCGATTCGCCGAGGCCGCCTTCTGGAGCGCGGCGGCGTTCGCCGGGCTGGAGGTCTACTCGCCCGGAGTGGTGAAAGGCATCGTGCTGCGACACCTGCGCTGGTGGATGCAGCAGCAGCCCTTTGACCGGGACGGTGTGCTGAGCGTCGGCTACAGCTATCCAAACCTGGTGATGGCGGAGGACTACAACGCGCCGGGTTCCCCATACTGGGGGCTGAAAACCGTGCTGGTGCTGGCGTTAGGCGAGGACGACGCGTTCTGGCGGGCGGAGGAGCTGCCGCTGCCGCCGCAGACGTCGCCCCATGCTATCCCCCACGCCGCGCAGGTACTGGTGCATCAGCACGATCATCTGTGGATGCTGACCTCGGGCCAGCTCGAGCTGAACAACTTTGTGAACACTGAAGCCAAGTACTGCAAGTTCGCCTACTCCACGCGCTTTGGCTTCACCGTTGAGCGCGGGCGCTACGGGCTTGCCCACGCGTCGGCGGACTCCATGCTGCTGCTGTGCGAGCACGACAACTACTGGCGCGGCCGCCGGGAGTGTCAGCAGGTGGTGGTCGGGGATAACCATATCTACAGCCGCTGGCTGCCGTGGCGCGATGTGACGGTCGACAGCTGGCTGGTGGCGCTGGGCGACTGGCAGGTGCGTATTCATCGCCTCGTCAGCGCCCGCGACCTCGCCTGCGCCGAAGGCGGGTTCAGCCTGTCCGCCCGCCCGCAGCCGGAGCAGCAGGCCGAACCGGGCTTCTGTCGCCTGCAGAATGACGCCGACGCCAGCGCGATTTACTGCCTGAGCGCGCAGCCGCGCTGCGGCGAGGTGGTGCTGACGCCGCCAAACAGCAACCTGCTGTTTGCCGACCGGGCGGCGGTACCGGTGCTGCGCGGCGCGCTTGCCGCCGGAGAGCATCTGCTCATCAGCGCCGTCTGGGCCGGTAGCCGCGCGGATTTTGCGCCGCAGACAAGACCGGATGTCGCTATTTCCGGGGATGAAATCCGCCTGACGTCTGCCTCCCATAATACGCTGCTGACCCTTGCAGCTCTGCCGTGA
- a CDS encoding oligosaccharide MFS transporter: MTTVSTMRSAQVKMSSFIFLYFFTWSSSFGLYALWLSQKVGLDSITIGSVFAINGVFAVILKPVYGYIMDKIGMSKWLLYFVCAVSALMAPFFVVVYQPLLLSHTMVGIVVGALYLSLGWYAGVAASESYADRFSRLYGLEFGRIRMWGSLGWALAASVSGVLFNFTPLANFLVSSSTSVLMLLVLVSLKIGDEQLRNNNVISDNKIVFGDVVMLLKNRKFWMFSLYVAGVAWMMFIAEQQFPRYFVSFFDTKAQGNAWYGYLSTVQSGTEFLMMMVIPLLVNRYGAKKGLLFCGVVVGLRLIASGLTTDPVMISIIKPLYGLEISLLLISVFKYIAEHFHKKINATMYLLGYQAMIYVGSVVVAPPAGYLYDKIGFEHTYLMMGGCALFFTLVSAFTLSRCKTERDGAHDYTPALDAEPAKH, translated from the coding sequence ATGACGACCGTATCCACCATGCGCAGCGCGCAAGTCAAAATGAGCAGCTTTATTTTTCTCTACTTTTTTACCTGGTCCTCGAGCTTCGGGCTATACGCCCTGTGGCTCAGCCAGAAGGTAGGGCTGGACAGCATTACCATCGGCAGCGTGTTTGCGATTAACGGCGTGTTCGCCGTGATCCTCAAACCGGTGTACGGCTATATCATGGACAAGATAGGCATGAGCAAATGGCTGCTCTACTTCGTCTGCGCCGTGTCGGCACTGATGGCGCCGTTCTTTGTCGTCGTCTACCAGCCCCTGCTGTTGAGCCATACCATGGTCGGGATTGTGGTCGGCGCGCTGTACTTAAGCCTCGGCTGGTACGCCGGGGTGGCGGCTTCTGAATCTTATGCCGACCGTTTTAGCCGCCTGTATGGCCTGGAGTTTGGCCGTATTCGCATGTGGGGTTCGCTTGGCTGGGCGCTGGCGGCATCGGTTTCCGGTGTGTTGTTTAACTTCACGCCGCTGGCCAACTTTCTCGTCAGCAGCAGTACCTCCGTCCTGATGCTGCTGGTGCTGGTTAGCCTGAAGATAGGCGATGAGCAGCTGCGCAATAACAACGTCATTTCCGATAACAAAATCGTGTTTGGCGACGTCGTTATGCTGCTGAAAAACCGCAAATTCTGGATGTTCAGCCTGTATGTAGCCGGGGTGGCGTGGATGATGTTTATCGCCGAGCAGCAGTTCCCGCGCTATTTCGTCTCGTTTTTTGACACCAAAGCGCAGGGCAACGCCTGGTACGGCTACCTGAGCACCGTTCAGTCCGGCACCGAGTTCCTGATGATGATGGTCATCCCGCTGCTGGTGAACCGCTACGGCGCGAAGAAGGGGCTGTTGTTCTGCGGCGTGGTCGTCGGGCTGCGGCTTATCGCCTCCGGGCTGACCACCGATCCGGTGATGATCTCCATCATCAAGCCGCTGTATGGCCTGGAGATTTCGCTGCTGCTGATTTCGGTTTTCAAATACATCGCCGAGCATTTCCACAAGAAAATCAACGCCACCATGTACCTGCTGGGCTACCAGGCGATGATCTACGTCGGCTCGGTGGTGGTCGCGCCGCCGGCCGGGTATCTGTACGACAAAATCGGCTTCGAACACACCTACCTGATGATGGGCGGCTGCGCGCTGTTCTTCACCCTGGTTTCCGCATTCACGCTGTCGCGCTGCAAAACTGAACGCGACGGCGCCCATGACTATACGCCGGCGCTGGACGCCGAGCCGGCGAAACATTAA
- a CDS encoding glycoside hydrolase family 88 protein, whose product MTRSVVTEPLRPVELHAIDRLALRQSLDAALERVMRRLDKNIVAFGDRFPGEACENGVWPRTDNVEWTTSFWPGQLWLAWEMTGEARYAEAAERYLPSFANRIEQRIDTATHDLGFLYTLSCVSAWRLTGNEEAKRSALLAADALMERYNPTAKIIQAWGDLNDPEQQGRMIIDCNMNLPLLYWASEQTGDARYADAATAHVRQAAAYIVRPDASTYHTYYMDVTTGEPRFGNTHQGYSDSSCWSRGQAWGIYGFMLSYLHTGDKSLVELSRSLAHYFINRLPEDDVCHWDLALLGTDAVRDSSAAAIAACGLLEMVKALPALDSHRAHYEEMALRIVKSLTENYLSADDEPCEGLLKHSVYHMASGKGVDECCSWGDYFYLEALARLRQVWNLYW is encoded by the coding sequence ATGACCCGTTCTGTCGTTACCGAGCCGCTGCGCCCCGTTGAGCTGCATGCCATTGACCGCCTGGCGCTGCGCCAGAGCCTCGATGCCGCGCTTGAGCGCGTGATGCGCAGGCTTGATAAGAACATTGTCGCCTTCGGCGACCGCTTCCCGGGAGAGGCCTGCGAAAACGGCGTCTGGCCGCGCACCGACAACGTAGAGTGGACCACCAGCTTCTGGCCGGGCCAGCTGTGGCTGGCCTGGGAGATGACCGGCGAGGCGCGCTACGCCGAAGCGGCAGAGCGCTATCTGCCGTCGTTCGCGAATCGTATCGAGCAGCGGATCGATACCGCCACCCATGACCTGGGGTTTCTCTACACGCTCTCCTGCGTCAGCGCCTGGCGGCTGACCGGTAATGAGGAGGCCAAACGCAGCGCGCTGCTGGCGGCGGATGCGCTGATGGAGCGCTACAACCCGACGGCGAAGATAATCCAGGCGTGGGGCGATCTCAACGATCCTGAACAGCAGGGGCGGATGATCATCGACTGCAACATGAACCTGCCGCTGCTCTACTGGGCCAGCGAGCAGACCGGCGATGCGCGCTATGCCGATGCGGCGACCGCCCACGTGCGGCAGGCGGCTGCCTACATTGTGCGCCCGGATGCCTCGACGTATCACACCTATTACATGGACGTGACGACCGGCGAGCCGCGTTTTGGCAATACGCATCAGGGGTATAGCGACAGTTCCTGCTGGTCGCGCGGGCAGGCGTGGGGTATTTACGGCTTTATGCTGAGCTACCTGCATACCGGCGATAAAAGCCTGGTCGAGCTGTCCCGCAGCCTGGCGCACTACTTTATTAACCGTCTGCCGGAGGACGACGTTTGCCACTGGGATCTGGCGCTGCTCGGTACGGATGCCGTACGCGACAGCTCGGCGGCGGCGATTGCGGCCTGCGGCCTGCTTGAGATGGTAAAAGCGCTTCCGGCGCTGGACAGCCATCGCGCGCACTATGAAGAGATGGCGCTGCGGATAGTGAAATCGCTGACCGAGAACTATCTGTCCGCCGACGATGAGCCGTGCGAGGGGCTGCTAAAGCACTCGGTGTACCACATGGCGAGCGGTAAAGGGGTGGATGAGTGCTGTAGCTGGGGGGATTATTTCTACCTGGAAGCGCTGGCGCGCCTGCGCCAGGTGTGGAACCTCTACTGGTAA
- a CDS encoding DJ-1/PfpI family protein: protein MKTVAVLLAPGFEEGEAIVTIDILRRLNIQVETLSCVESRAVTSYHAITMAADSTLSERADATYDAVVLPGGPEGSRYLAQSASAIAFVRRHDEAGKWICPLCSAAARVLGGNGLLKGRRYVCSGDLWQQVTDGVYVDAPVVEDGNLLSGKGLGRVFDFALTVAARLEGDDAAAREHAEHIYYAWP, encoded by the coding sequence ATGAAAACGGTAGCCGTACTGCTGGCGCCTGGCTTCGAAGAAGGGGAAGCCATCGTCACTATTGATATTCTGCGTCGGCTGAATATTCAGGTGGAAACCTTGTCCTGCGTGGAGTCGCGGGCGGTCACCAGCTATCACGCCATCACGATGGCGGCGGACAGCACGCTGAGCGAACGCGCTGACGCCACCTACGATGCGGTGGTGCTGCCCGGTGGCCCGGAGGGCAGCCGGTATCTGGCGCAAAGCGCCAGCGCGATCGCCTTTGTGCGCCGTCACGACGAGGCCGGAAAGTGGATCTGTCCGCTCTGTTCCGCCGCGGCGCGCGTGCTGGGCGGCAACGGGCTGCTGAAAGGCCGCCGCTACGTCTGCTCCGGCGACCTGTGGCAGCAGGTTACCGACGGCGTGTATGTCGATGCGCCGGTGGTCGAGGACGGTAATCTGCTCAGCGGCAAAGGGCTGGGACGGGTATTTGATTTTGCGCTGACCGTTGCCGCACGGCTGGAGGGCGATGACGCCGCCGCGCGGGAGCACGCGGAGCATATTTATTATGCGTGGCCATAA
- a CDS encoding DUF1971 domain-containing protein, whose product MQRIIIPTHYVQTRSTPMWTKETAPASIWKRHLDAGTRQGVYPRLSVMQGAIRYSGYADETSPEPVETLTIEAGQFGVFPPEKWHRIEALSDDTVFNVDFYVDPNILIEG is encoded by the coding sequence ATGCAGCGTATTATCATCCCCACGCATTATGTTCAGACCCGCAGCACGCCAATGTGGACCAAAGAGACGGCGCCAGCGTCCATCTGGAAACGCCACCTTGATGCCGGGACGCGGCAGGGCGTTTACCCTCGTCTGTCGGTCATGCAGGGAGCGATTCGTTATTCAGGCTATGCCGACGAAACCAGCCCTGAGCCGGTTGAAACGCTGACCATTGAGGCCGGGCAATTTGGCGTATTCCCGCCGGAGAAATGGCATCGCATTGAGGCATTGTCCGACGATACGGTATTTAACGTCGATTTCTACGTTGATCCTAACATTTTGATTGAAGGCTGA
- a CDS encoding DUF1869 domain-containing protein, whose product MESENAGYTLTITDNTTRDKQEQVYLRPMALYVPEVAVKAVAALIAQLPADRDADKGLTLTVSNNNNGVSVDKEFAARAMLEEPTTAADAVKTLVNIVRGYDTDEDTNVCGW is encoded by the coding sequence ATGGAAAGTGAAAACGCCGGGTATACCTTAACAATTACCGATAATACAACGCGTGATAAACAGGAGCAGGTCTACCTCAGACCGATGGCTCTGTACGTACCGGAGGTTGCCGTTAAGGCGGTGGCGGCGCTGATTGCCCAATTACCCGCTGACCGCGATGCGGATAAAGGCCTGACGCTTACGGTCAGCAACAACAACAACGGCGTTTCCGTCGATAAAGAGTTTGCCGCGCGGGCGATGCTGGAAGAGCCGACGACCGCTGCGGACGCGGTGAAGACGCTGGTGAATATCGTGCGCGGCTACGATACGGATGAGGATACTAACGTGTGCGGCTGGTGA
- a CDS encoding acyl carrier protein, producing the protein MEQEILALFERVLSRKVGFHDELIESDILDSILAVDLVLEVQDVYGCMIPPTEVANVLKTPADLVRYIEENRG; encoded by the coding sequence ATGGAACAAGAAATACTCGCCCTTTTTGAAAGGGTTTTATCCCGTAAAGTCGGCTTTCACGATGAGCTGATTGAATCCGATATCCTTGACTCTATTCTGGCCGTCGATCTGGTGCTGGAAGTCCAGGATGTCTACGGCTGCATGATCCCGCCAACGGAGGTCGCCAACGTCCTGAAGACCCCCGCGGATCTGGTTCGCTATATTGAAGAGAACCGCGGTTAA